From Verrucomicrobia bacterium S94, the proteins below share one genomic window:
- the rlmB gene encoding 23S rRNA (guanosine(2251)-2'-O)-methyltransferase RlmB: MRKQSKRRADQGRNSSHGRSNKHSTGVRGRARMADESELEALLAGVEQPLILILDSLQDPHNLGACIRSANAAGADAVIMPRDRAVGVTDTAMKVSCGGASETPLFRVKNLARTIDLLKQLGIRVAGTSDHQGTQNLYEADISGPIAVMAGSEEKGVRRLSMDKCDLLLSIPMAGCVPCLNVSVAVGICLFEVVRQRSLG; the protein is encoded by the coding sequence ATGAGAAAACAATCGAAGCGACGTGCTGATCAGGGCCGAAACTCATCGCATGGGCGCAGTAATAAGCATTCGACCGGAGTCCGGGGACGGGCGCGGATGGCCGATGAATCGGAACTTGAGGCCTTGCTTGCAGGGGTGGAGCAGCCGTTGATTCTGATCCTGGATTCACTGCAGGACCCGCATAATCTGGGGGCGTGCATCCGTTCCGCCAATGCGGCGGGGGCGGATGCGGTCATCATGCCTCGTGATAGAGCTGTGGGGGTAACGGACACCGCCATGAAGGTCAGTTGCGGCGGGGCCTCCGAGACGCCGCTTTTCCGCGTGAAAAATCTGGCGCGCACCATAGACCTGCTTAAACAGCTGGGAATTCGTGTTGCAGGCACATCGGATCACCAGGGAACACAGAATCTCTATGAGGCGGATATTTCGGGCCCGATTGCTGTTATGGCGGGATCGGAGGAAAAAGGGGTGCGCCGGTTATCGATGGATAAATGCGATCTGCTGCTGAGTATCCCCATGGCCGGTTGTGTGCCGTGTCTGAATGTATCTGTGGCCGTGGGAATCTGTCTGTTTGAAGTTGTACGCCAGCGGTCGTTGGGCTGA